A genomic segment from Nisaea sediminum encodes:
- a CDS encoding Na(+)/H(+) antiporter subunit D translates to MTAIADLLLPMSPGILLALGGLLVPFLSARISRIYVLALPAVLLAYIFALPDGSHAAVSFLGYELELLRIDNLSRIFATIFMIAAILGNLYAWHEADPVQRTAAQVYAGSAIAAALAGDLISLFVFWELTAISSVFLIWASGTESAFRSGMRYLIIQVGSGVILLAGLIVHVNATGSIAFEHFGLDAPGAPLILLAFGIKCAFPLLHNWLQDAYAEATVTGTVVLSAFTTKLAVYTLARGFAGTEMLIWIGAAMTAFPIFYAVIENDLRRVLAYSLNNQLGFMVVGVGIGSELALNGTAAHAFCHILYKALLFMSMGAVLFRTGTCKGSELGGLYKTMPLTMIFCVVGAASISAFPLFSGFVSKSLIMSASGKEGYWFVWGVLLFASAGVFHHSGIKIPYFAFFAHDSGRRPKEAPLNMLLAMGIAAAFCIGIGIWPEPLYALLPYDVDYVPYTTSHVITQLQLLMFSALAFTVLMLYRIYPPELKSTNLDFDWVYRRLLPRGLVAIGRAIDTGYKHVTDDAKTVIRSAMSLSASVFAPGGLYGRTFGVGNAVAIIAFLLLVALMVSYSAV, encoded by the coding sequence ATGACCGCGATCGCTGATCTCCTCCTCCCGATGAGCCCCGGCATCCTGCTGGCGCTCGGCGGCCTTCTGGTTCCGTTCCTCAGCGCCCGGATCTCGCGCATCTACGTGCTTGCCCTTCCGGCGGTGCTGCTCGCCTACATTTTCGCGCTGCCCGACGGTTCCCACGCCGCCGTGAGCTTCCTCGGTTACGAGCTGGAGCTGCTGCGGATCGACAATCTCTCCCGCATCTTCGCCACGATCTTCATGATCGCGGCGATCCTCGGAAACCTCTATGCCTGGCACGAGGCCGATCCGGTCCAACGCACGGCGGCGCAGGTCTATGCCGGCAGCGCGATCGCCGCCGCGCTCGCGGGCGACCTGATTTCCCTCTTCGTGTTCTGGGAACTGACCGCGATCTCCTCCGTCTTCCTGATCTGGGCCAGCGGCACCGAAAGCGCGTTCCGCTCCGGCATGCGCTACCTGATCATCCAGGTCGGCTCCGGCGTGATCCTGCTCGCCGGCCTGATCGTGCATGTGAACGCGACCGGATCGATCGCGTTCGAGCATTTCGGTCTGGACGCGCCCGGTGCGCCGCTGATCCTGCTCGCTTTCGGCATCAAATGCGCCTTCCCGCTGCTGCATAACTGGCTGCAGGACGCTTATGCCGAAGCCACGGTGACCGGCACCGTCGTGCTCTCCGCCTTCACCACCAAGCTGGCCGTCTACACGCTGGCCCGCGGCTTCGCCGGAACCGAGATGCTGATCTGGATCGGCGCCGCGATGACCGCGTTCCCGATCTTCTATGCGGTGATCGAGAACGACCTGCGCCGCGTTCTGGCCTACAGCCTGAACAACCAGCTCGGCTTCATGGTCGTGGGGGTCGGGATCGGCAGCGAGCTGGCACTGAACGGCACCGCGGCGCACGCCTTCTGCCACATCCTCTATAAAGCACTGCTTTTCATGTCGATGGGCGCGGTCCTGTTCCGCACCGGAACCTGCAAAGGCTCGGAACTCGGCGGGCTCTACAAAACCATGCCGCTGACGATGATTTTTTGCGTCGTCGGCGCCGCCTCGATCTCAGCCTTTCCGCTCTTCTCCGGATTCGTCTCCAAGTCCCTGATCATGTCGGCGAGCGGCAAGGAGGGATACTGGTTCGTCTGGGGCGTGCTGCTCTTCGCCTCCGCCGGCGTGTTCCACCATTCCGGCATCAAGATCCCCTACTTCGCCTTCTTCGCCCACGACAGCGGACGGCGGCCGAAGGAAGCACCGCTCAACATGCTGCTGGCGATGGGGATCGCAGCCGCGTTCTGCATCGGTATCGGTATCTGGCCGGAGCCGCTCTATGCGCTGCTGCCCTACGATGTCGATTACGTGCCCTACACAACCTCCCACGTCATCACGCAATTGCAGCTGCTGATGTTCTCGGCTCTGGCCTTTACCGTGCTGATGCTCTACCGGATCTATCCACCGGAACTGAAATCGACCAATCTCGATTTCGACTGGGTCTACAGGCGCCTGCTGCCGCGTGGACTTGTCGCAATCGGACGGGCGATCGATACCGGCTACAAGCACGTGACGGACGATGCCAAGACCGTCATCCGCTCGGCAATGTCCCTGTCGGCCTCGGTCTTTGCGCCTGGCGGCCTCTACGGGCGGACTTTCGGCGTCGGAAATGCGGTGGCGATCATCGCCTTCCTTCTCCTCGTCGCACTGATGGTGAGCTACTCGGCGGTATAA
- a CDS encoding SRPBCC family protein has product MDMSGEYLVPAPRQKVWEALNDPEILKQCIPGCEEVNRTGDNAFDAKVSAKVGPVKAKFTGAVTLSDIDPPNGYTISGEGKGGAAGFAKGGAKVALSDAEGGTLLKYDVNAQVGGKLAQIGARLIDSTAKKMANDFFKTFSEVVGEGGEAPAAATAPAPATADEGKDKAMSKDGVPAENVYHGLHWTAVLTTGVAIASLVWFAMTALSF; this is encoded by the coding sequence ATGGACATGAGCGGCGAGTACCTCGTCCCCGCGCCCCGGCAGAAAGTCTGGGAGGCGCTGAACGATCCCGAGATCCTCAAGCAGTGCATTCCCGGATGCGAGGAAGTCAACCGCACTGGGGACAATGCGTTCGACGCCAAGGTGTCGGCGAAGGTAGGGCCGGTGAAGGCGAAATTCACCGGGGCGGTGACCCTGTCCGATATCGATCCGCCGAACGGCTATACGATCAGCGGCGAAGGCAAGGGCGGTGCGGCGGGTTTCGCAAAGGGCGGCGCCAAGGTCGCGCTTTCGGATGCCGAAGGCGGAACCCTGCTCAAATACGACGTCAATGCCCAGGTCGGCGGCAAGCTCGCACAGATCGGTGCGCGGCTGATCGACTCCACGGCTAAGAAAATGGCGAACGATTTCTTCAAGACCTTCAGCGAGGTCGTTGGAGAAGGCGGTGAAGCACCGGCGGCGGCAACGGCGCCGGCTCCGGCAACAGCAGACGAAGGAAAGGACAAAGCAATGAGCAAAGACGGCGTTCCGGCGGAAAACGTATATCACGGTCTGCACTGGACCGCGGTCCTGACGACCGGCGTGGCGATCGCCAGCCTGGTCTGGTTCGCGATGACGGCGCTCAGCTTCTGA
- a CDS encoding (2Fe-2S)-binding protein — protein sequence MTTVSMTVNGKAVSGEVEPRTLLVQFIREQLRLTGTHVGCDTSQCGACVVHVNGNSVKSCTMLAVQADGADVTTIEGLADGDKLHPMQEAFRDNHGLQCGFCTPGMVMSAVDLLQKNPKPSEHEIREWLEGNICRCTGYHNIVKAVQQAAGV from the coding sequence ATGACCACCGTGTCCATGACGGTGAACGGGAAAGCTGTCAGCGGCGAAGTCGAACCGCGCACGTTACTCGTTCAATTCATCCGCGAACAGCTCCGTCTGACCGGCACCCATGTCGGTTGCGACACCAGCCAGTGCGGCGCCTGCGTCGTGCATGTGAACGGCAACTCGGTGAAAAGCTGCACCATGCTCGCGGTTCAGGCAGACGGCGCCGACGTGACCACGATCGAGGGCCTCGCCGATGGCGACAAGCTGCATCCGATGCAGGAAGCCTTCCGCGACAACCACGGCCTGCAGTGCGGTTTCTGCACCCCAGGCATGGTGATGAGCGCGGTCGACCTGTTGCAGAAGAACCCGAAGCCGAGCGAGCACGAGATCCGCGAATGGCTCGAAGGCAATATCTGCCGCTGCACGGGCTACCACAATATCGTCAAGGCGGTGCAGCAGGCCGCGGGCGTCTAA